The Thiomicrorhabdus aquaedulcis sequence TGTTAAGCCTGGGCGATAACCCCCAAAATGACGCATAAACTCTGCATAAACAACCTATAAAAAAGGGGCATTAAATTGAACGCATTAACCCAATGGCTTAACACGCACATTGCCCCCGATAAGCAAGGTGAGTTTGCTCATGTAACGCAATGCCAAGCGATTCCTCAGGCCTTTGAAGACAGTACGCACAGCCTTTGGGCGCTTTACAGCCAGTCGTTAAATAAAGCTTATGTGTTAAAACTGTGCCGAGCGCAAGATTTAAAAAATTCGGTTTTTTGGAACGGCATGCATGGCTTATTTGGGCTAAATTTACCCCAACAGTTGGCAACTTTTAAGCACACTTATAAAGACATGGCGCGCTGGGGTTTGCTGAAAGTTCCGGTGTTGCACGCTTGCGGTAATGAACAAGCGCCTTTTGCCGGGTTTTTGCTAACCGAACGCATGCAAGGCAACGCGCTGCAAGCGCATCACGTCACAGCGCTTATGGTTGAGCAGTTGGCGCAGCATTTAGCGCAGTTGCATTTGCACACTCAGCGGAATTTTGGGGCGTTACATTTAGCCAATAACCAGGATGACAACGATAGCAAGGATAATAATGCGCTGGCCTGGCCTGGTCAGTTGTTTAATACCGTGCAAAACTTGCTAAGTGACGATGCGCAAGAACGTGCTGTGTGGTTGGCATTGCAAGCCAATTTGGCGCAGTTAAATGAATCGGTTTTTGTGCCGCTAATGGTGGATTTACGTTGGGATCAGTTTTTACAGCAAAACGGCCAGTTAACAGGCCTGGTTGATTTGGATGCGATGGTGTGGGCACCCAAAACCCTAGAGCTGGTGATGCTGGAATACCTGCTTACCCCTGCGCACGCTAAGGTGTTTATGCAGCACTACGGCCAAGTACACGATGTGCCCAATTTACAAAAGGTAAGGGGGTTGTATCGGTTTTTGCTGTACAAAATGCAGGTGTTAGGCTCGTGCAATTTACACGATTGGATGGCGCACCCGCACGTATTTGAGGTGTTTGATGCGTTTGACGTGCATGAGTGAGGTGGGTTGCGTGCTTGCAACGACGGCGGGTTAATTGGTTTTGGAGTGTTTTTTGTAGAGGTTTTTCCAATGCAAATAACCGTACACGGCCAACGCTAAATAAACGCTAAACATCACAATAGTAACGTAGTAACCGGTTTGCCAATACAGTGCAATGGCGGCCGAATCAATTATTATCCAATATAACCAGTTTTCGAGTACTTTACGCGCCATTAACACGGTGTTCATTACAGAGAATACCGTAACGGTGGCGTCTAAATAAGGCAAACGCACGTTTTCAAATGTGGCTAAATACCCACCAATCCCCACGCTTAACAGCACGCCCACACATACAAACGCAACATGAAACGGCCACGAGCGGGTTGAAATAACCAAGTTTGTTTGCGCAGGGGGTGATTGAAGCGATGTGACCGACGCTTGCGGTAATGGTGAATTTGCCGTGCGGGGTTTATGACCGCGCCAAATAATAAAACCGTACACCGCCATAATAAGGTAATACGCGTTAAGCAACGCTTGCATTGGCAGCAGGCCTGACCAAAACAGCCAGGTGTAAATCGCCGTGCTAATAAACGCCGCCGGCCAACACCAAATGGATTCTTTGGCGGCTAGAATAACGTACAGAATCCCCAAGCCTGCGGCCAACCATTCCCAGCCAGATTGCGCGGCAAGAGTGGCTAGTAAGTTGTTAAATACGCCATCAG is a genomic window containing:
- the pnuC gene encoding nicotinamide riboside transporter PnuC, which produces MLATDGVFNNLLATLAAQSGWEWLAAGLGILYVILAAKESIWCWPAAFISTAIYTWLFWSGLLPMQALLNAYYLIMAVYGFIIWRGHKPRTANSPLPQASVTSLQSPPAQTNLVISTRSWPFHVAFVCVGVLLSVGIGGYLATFENVRLPYLDATVTVFSVMNTVLMARKVLENWLYWIIIDSAAIALYWQTGYYVTIVMFSVYLALAVYGYLHWKNLYKKHSKTN
- a CDS encoding phosphotransferase, which gives rise to MNALTQWLNTHIAPDKQGEFAHVTQCQAIPQAFEDSTHSLWALYSQSLNKAYVLKLCRAQDLKNSVFWNGMHGLFGLNLPQQLATFKHTYKDMARWGLLKVPVLHACGNEQAPFAGFLLTERMQGNALQAHHVTALMVEQLAQHLAQLHLHTQRNFGALHLANNQDDNDSKDNNALAWPGQLFNTVQNLLSDDAQERAVWLALQANLAQLNESVFVPLMVDLRWDQFLQQNGQLTGLVDLDAMVWAPKTLELVMLEYLLTPAHAKVFMQHYGQVHDVPNLQKVRGLYRFLLYKMQVLGSCNLHDWMAHPHVFEVFDAFDVHE